The segment ATCAAGAATTCGCCCGACGGCGAATATCACTGGTGTTCGGTCGCTGGCGCCAATGACGGAAAGACCATCTGCCTGTTCGTGCCACCGTCGTCGTTTTGATGCATGTCGCCCAAAAGGCTTTGCTCCGAGGGCCATGGCCTGACTCGAAGGTGCGCGGCGGTTTTGGGATAACGACATGCATCAAAAAGATTGAAGCGCGCCACGCGTCCGATGCAGGCAAGCGAGTCTGCTGACAGACGGTTGTCAACAGCGCCTCTTTATGTTGCCCTACCGCGCTGGCGGGAAGCAATCGCAAGGGAGGCGTCATGACCATAAAGGCAAGCTGCCACTGCAGGGCGACAACGTTCGAGGTTTCGGAAGCGCCGCTAACCGTGACGCAATGCACCTGCTCCTTCTGCTCGAAACGCGGCTCGTTGTGGGCCTATTACGTCCCGTCGCAATTCAAGCTCACCAGCCCGCTCAAGAATGTCTCTTTCTATCAGTGGGGCTCGAAAACGGTAAAACATGGTTTCTGCGCCACCTGCGGCTGCGGCACCTTCACCGAAACGCCGGACTGGTCGACCGGCAAGCCGAACTTCGACAATCCGAAAATCAGCGTGAATTCGCGCCTGTTCGACGATTTCGACCTCGATCAGGTCGAGGTCGTCGTCATCGACGGCAAGAATCTCTGGTAGCCCGACAGGTCTCTGCCAGCTGATCAGAATTACGCTATGTAACGGTCGTTGAATTGACCGGGAAAAGCCGTAGCCAGCCGCTTTTCCCCTTCCATTTTTCGCCGCAATTCATGTTACAAGTCACTGGTGCGACGTGCGTCCCAGCGGACGCACGTCGCTCTATTACTTCGAATCTGGGCATCGTGCTTTCCGAAATCGACTTCGACGTCGGGCCGATGCTGGAAGGGCTGATGCGGCGCGCTACCTGCGGGACCGCGGACTGGAGAGGGACTACCCAATGAAAAAAACTGTGCTCGTCGCCGTGGCGACGGCTGTGCTGGTGAGTGCCTGCACCACCACCGATCCGTATACCGGAGAGCAGAAGGTTTCCAACACTGCGGCCGGCGCCGGCATCGGCGCGCTGGCGGGTGCGGGGCTCGGCCTGCTCGCCGGCGGCAACGATCGCCGTAATGCGCTGATCGGCGCTGGCGTCGGTGCGCTCGCTGGCGGCGCCATCGGCGCCACGATGGACCAGAACGAGGCCGAACTGCGCCGGCAGCTTCAGGGTTCCGGCGTCAGCGTCACCCGCAGCGGCGACCAGATCATCCTCAACATGCCGTCCGACATCACCTTCAACGTCGA is part of the Mesorhizobium sp. L-2-11 genome and harbors:
- a CDS encoding GFA family protein, yielding MTIKASCHCRATTFEVSEAPLTVTQCTCSFCSKRGSLWAYYVPSQFKLTSPLKNVSFYQWGSKTVKHGFCATCGCGTFTETPDWSTGKPNFDNPKISVNSRLFDDFDLDQVEVVVIDGKNLW
- a CDS encoding OmpA family protein — translated: MKKTVLVAVATAVLVSACTTTDPYTGEQKVSNTAAGAGIGALAGAGLGLLAGGNDRRNALIGAGVGALAGGAIGATMDQNEAELRRQLQGSGVSVTRSGDQIILNMPSDITFNVDQDAVKPGFYPVLNSVALVLNKFRQTTVDVFGHTDSSGGDEHNFDLSQRRALAVANYLSGQGVDTRRFAVTGFGETRPIAANTTTAGRAQNRRVEIQLSPLT